A genomic region of Salinibacter pepae contains the following coding sequences:
- the corA gene encoding magnesium/cobalt transporter CorA: MSFEDRDPASLSPEQKVGLPPGSVVFVGEDRTEPVQFRVLEYGPDHLVETDNEGLDEVLTYRDTAPVTWINVTGVHDESVIRTVGDHFHVHPLIQEDIAHTGQRPKLDPQDDYLYLVVKMLYFDEDRGGALRAEQVSFLVGERNLISFQEDPGDVFDPVRKRIRNGRGHIRDRGPDYLAYALLDVIVDHYFVVLDELGTRTEDLEDEIMRENGYDVEDDIHDLRRDLIFMRRMTWPMRELLHQLERLDSSFWADDNRPYVRDTYDHVVQVLDLVEALRDTASGLHDLHMTSISNRMNEIMKVLTIIGTIFIPLTFVAGIYGMNFEYMPELTWHWAYPAVWGLMIVTAGALLVYFRRREWI; encoded by the coding sequence ATGTCTTTTGAGGACCGCGACCCGGCCTCCCTGTCCCCGGAGCAAAAGGTGGGGCTGCCCCCCGGCTCCGTCGTGTTTGTGGGAGAGGACCGCACCGAGCCCGTCCAGTTTCGGGTTCTGGAATACGGGCCCGACCATCTCGTTGAGACCGACAACGAAGGCCTCGACGAGGTGCTTACGTACCGGGACACGGCGCCCGTCACGTGGATCAACGTCACGGGGGTTCACGACGAGTCCGTAATCCGAACCGTTGGGGACCACTTCCACGTCCATCCGCTCATTCAGGAGGACATCGCCCACACGGGCCAGCGGCCCAAGCTGGACCCCCAGGACGACTATCTCTACCTCGTTGTCAAGATGCTCTACTTCGACGAGGATCGGGGCGGCGCCCTCCGGGCCGAGCAGGTGAGCTTTCTGGTGGGGGAACGCAATCTCATCTCGTTTCAGGAAGACCCCGGCGACGTGTTCGATCCCGTCCGCAAGCGCATCCGCAACGGGCGGGGTCACATCCGCGACCGGGGCCCGGATTACCTTGCCTACGCCCTCCTCGATGTGATCGTCGACCACTACTTCGTGGTCTTGGACGAACTGGGGACCCGCACCGAAGACCTCGAAGACGAGATCATGAGGGAGAACGGTTACGACGTGGAGGACGACATCCACGACCTGCGCCGCGACCTGATCTTCATGCGCCGGATGACGTGGCCGATGCGGGAGCTTCTTCACCAGCTCGAACGGCTCGACTCGTCCTTCTGGGCGGATGACAACCGGCCCTACGTGCGCGACACGTACGACCATGTGGTGCAGGTGCTCGACCTCGTGGAGGCGCTCCGCGACACGGCGAGCGGGCTGCACGACCTGCACATGACGTCCATCAGCAACCGCATGAACGAGATCATGAAGGTGCTGACGATCATCGGGACGATCTTCATCCCGCTCACGTTCGTGGCCGGGATCTACGGCATGAACTTCGAATACATGCCCGAGCTGACATGGCACTGGGCCTACCCCGCCGTATGGGGCCTGATGATCGTCACGGCCGGGGCGCTCCTGGTGTACTTCCGCCGCCGCGAATGGATTTGA